A region from the Tachyglossus aculeatus isolate mTacAcu1 chromosome X2, mTacAcu1.pri, whole genome shotgun sequence genome encodes:
- the LOC119949187 gene encoding basic proline-rich protein-like — MKNQKRPPDCELPVARGRAHQLRHTELHTTSSNLSPPQFCPQDNSVPVDPHPNSVPQTSSLSSGQFCPRGPPAWPHPNYAPAAPRPNCVPQTPSLSPGQFCPRSPPPQFCPPDPQPVPRTILSPRPPACPQANSVPAAPRPNSVPQTSSRSPEQSCPRRAPPQFCPPDPQPVPKTIPSPQPPAPILSPQTPSLPPACPQDNSVLADHRPNSVPQTCSLSPGPPCPRSPPIPIPSPRPPACPQPNPVLADPQPQFCPPDPQPVPRPTLSPQPPNPNSAPQTPSLSPGQFRPGSPPPQFCPPDVQPVPRTILSSRPPQPQFCPPDVQPVPQAHPVPAAPQPQFCPADSQAVPRPTLSSRPPNPNSVPQDVQPVPRPTLSSRPPAPILSPRPPACPQANPVPAAPRPNSVPADPRPVPRPTLSPQTPAPILSPQTPSLSPGQFRPRRPPPQFCSPDVQPVPRPTLSPQPPNPSSAPQTPRLSPGPPCPRSPPPQFCPADPQPVPRTTQSSRTPNPNPVPADPQPVPKTIMPPAAPEPQFRPAAPQPVPGTILSPRPPAPIPSPRRAPCPQPHPVLADPQPQFCPPGPPACPQAHSVPAAPQPQFCPPDPQPVPRTVVSRGPPACPHDNLTSPPLPPAGGPPAPTGPGPPPDVPETCVCVCVCVCV, encoded by the exons ATGAAAAACCAGAAACGTCccccggactgtgagctccctgtggccaGGGGACGTGCCCACCAACTCCGCCACACTGAActccacacc ACGTCGTCCAACCTGTCCCCGCCCCAATTCTGTCCCCAGGACAACTCTGTCCCCGTGGACCCCCACCCCAATTCCGTCCCCCAGACGTCCAGCCTGTCCTCAGGCCAATTCTGTCCCCGCGGACCCCCGGCCTGGCCCCATCCCAATTATGCCCCCGCGGCCCCCCGCCCCAATTGTgtcccccagacccccagcctGTCCCCAGGACAATTCTgtccccgcagccccccgccccaattctgtcccccagacccccagcctGTCCCCAGGACAATTTTgtcccccagacccccagcctGTCCCCAGGCCAACTCTgtccccgcagccccccgccccaattCTGTCCCGCAGACGTCCAGCCGGTCCCCAGAACAATCCTGTCCTCGCAGAGCCCCGCCCCAATTCTgtcccccagacccccagcctGTCCCCAAGACAATTccgtcccctcagccccccgcccCAATTCTGTCCCCGCAGACCCCCAGCCT ACCCCCAGCCTGTCCCCAGGACAATTCCGTCCTCGCAGACCACCGCCCCAATTCTGTCCCCCAGACGTGCAGCCTGTCCCCAGGCCCACCCTGTCCCCGCAGCCCCCCAATCCCAATTCCgtcccccagacccccagcctGTCCCCAGCCCAATCCTGTCCTCGCGGACCCCCAACCCCAATTCTgtcccccagacccccagcctGTCCCCAGGCCCACCCTGTCCCCGCAGCCCCCCAATCCCAATTCTGCCCCGCAGACCCCCAGCCTGTCCCCAGGACAATTCCGTCccggcagccccccgccccaattCTGTCCCCCAGACGTGCAGCCTGTCCCCAGGACAATCCTGTCCTCGcggcccccccaaccccaattctGTCCCCCAGACGTGCAGCCTGTCCCCCAGGCCCACCCTGTCCccgcagccccccaaccccagttcTGCCCCGCAGACTCCCAGGCTGTCCCCAGGCCCACTCTGTCCTCGCGGCCCCCCAATCCCAATTCTGTCCCCCAGGACGTCCAGCCGGTCCCCAGGCCAACTCTGTCCTCGCGGCCCCCCGCCCCAATTCTgtcccccagacccccagcctGTCCCCAGGCCAACCCTgtccccgcagccccccgccccaattCTGTCCCCGCAGACCCCCGGCCTGTCCCCAGGCCAACTCTGTCCCCGCAAACCCCCGCCCCAATTCTGTCCCCGCAGACCCCCAGCCTGTCCCCAGGACAATTCCGTCCTCGCAGACCACCGCCCCAATTCTGTTCCCCAGACGTGCAGCCTGTCCCCAGGCCCACCCTGTCCccgcagccccccaaccccagttcTGCCCCGCAGACTCCCAGGCTGTCCCCAGGCCCACCCTgtccccgcagccccccgccccaattCTGTCCCGCAGACCCCCAGCCTGTCCCCAGGACAACTCAGTCCTCGCGGACCCCCAACCCCAATCCTGTCCCCGCAGACCCCCAGCCTGTCCCCAAGACAATTATGCCCCCGGCGGCCCCCGAGCCCCAATTCCGTCCCGCAGCCCCCCAGCCTGTCCCCGGGACAATTCTGTCCCCGCGGCCCCCCGCCCCAATTCCGTCCCCCAGACGTGcaccctgtccccagccccaccctgtcCTCGCGGACCCCCAACCCCAATTCtgtcccccaggacccccagcctGTCCCCAGGCCCACTCTGTCCCCGCGGCCCCCCAACCCCAATTCTgtcccccagacccccagcctGTCCCCAGGACCGTTGTGTCCCGCGGCCCCCCGGCCTGTCCCCATGACAACCTGacgtccccccccctcccccccgccggaGGTCCCCCCGCCCCGACGGGCCCCGGGCCGCCCCCCGACGTACCGgagacctgtgtgtgtgtgtgtgtgtgcgtgtgtgtgtag